From a single Gaiellales bacterium genomic region:
- a CDS encoding NUDIX hydrolase: protein MRDWRHCPRCASDLERRVPAGDDEERLLCPACGLVVYENPAPTAGAIVDDPDGRIMLVRRAIEPFKGKWDVPGGFIKPGEDGEDAVHRELDEELGVEVLVGAAAWVIADTYGAGGVPTLNIFYLARIVSGEPAPADDVAEIAWFGADELPPPSEIAFTCVRDVLARRRRGQPEAGSGIVNDA from the coding sequence ATGAGGGACTGGCGCCACTGCCCCCGCTGCGCGTCGGATCTCGAGCGGCGCGTGCCGGCGGGCGACGACGAGGAGCGTCTGCTCTGCCCGGCGTGCGGCCTGGTGGTGTACGAGAACCCGGCGCCGACGGCCGGCGCGATCGTGGACGACCCGGACGGCCGGATCATGCTCGTGCGGCGCGCGATCGAGCCGTTCAAGGGCAAGTGGGACGTCCCGGGCGGCTTCATCAAGCCCGGCGAGGACGGGGAGGACGCGGTGCACCGCGAGCTCGACGAGGAGCTCGGCGTCGAGGTGCTCGTCGGCGCCGCGGCCTGGGTCATCGCCGACACCTACGGGGCGGGGGGCGTGCCCACGCTCAACATCTTCTACCTGGCCCGGATCGTGAGCGGCGAGCCGGCGCCCGCCGACGACGTCGCCGAGATCGCCTGGTTCGGGGCGGACGAGCTCCCGCCACCGTCCGAGATCGCGTTCACCTGCGTCCGCGACGTGCTCGCGCGCCGGCGCCGCGGGCAGCCGGAGGCAGGATCTGGAATTGTCAATGACGCGTAA
- a CDS encoding serine hydrolase domain-containing protein, which yields MACEMIDTWVAEGDAAAVGAAVVGPEGIRESRLAGAAGPDSLFALASLTKPLVAVAVLVAAEEGSIDLDAPVAEHLEQYRAPGRRAITPRHLLSHASGLPEVGPSGVSAVAVEPVRPPATRRVYSNEGYAVLGALLAAATGIGHADYVRAAVLEPLGMDAYLGLPEPESGRALDVRDPGLWRPGLPLFNSREWRARATAAGGAFATCAAYARFVQLLLARGAPLLAAETFAELAEVQYPGLAGGIESFRTWEVADWGLGCDIRDGKDGHWSGTRTSPATLSHFGAAGTLMWADPEAGVGLVCLANRGTYSGWMMRPGRWPDLSDRVIAEAG from the coding sequence GTGGCCTGCGAGATGATCGACACCTGGGTGGCCGAGGGCGACGCGGCCGCGGTTGGCGCAGCCGTCGTCGGCCCGGAGGGGATCCGCGAGTCGCGCCTGGCCGGCGCCGCCGGGCCGGACTCGCTGTTCGCGCTTGCCTCGCTCACGAAGCCGCTCGTCGCCGTGGCGGTGCTGGTCGCCGCCGAGGAGGGCTCGATCGACCTGGACGCGCCGGTCGCCGAGCACCTCGAGCAGTACCGCGCGCCCGGCCGCCGGGCGATCACGCCGCGCCACCTGCTCTCGCACGCGTCCGGCCTGCCCGAGGTCGGGCCCTCGGGCGTCTCGGCGGTCGCCGTCGAGCCGGTGCGACCGCCCGCGACCCGCCGCGTCTACTCGAACGAGGGCTACGCCGTGCTCGGGGCGCTGCTCGCTGCCGCGACCGGCATCGGCCACGCCGACTACGTGCGGGCCGCGGTGCTCGAGCCGCTCGGGATGGACGCCTACCTCGGCCTGCCCGAGCCGGAGTCCGGCCGCGCGCTCGATGTCCGCGATCCGGGACTGTGGCGGCCGGGCCTGCCGCTCTTCAACTCGCGCGAGTGGCGCGCGCGGGCCACGGCCGCCGGCGGGGCGTTCGCGACCTGTGCCGCCTATGCGCGCTTCGTGCAGCTCCTGCTCGCCCGGGGCGCGCCGCTGCTGGCGGCCGAGACCTTCGCCGAGCTGGCCGAGGTGCAGTACCCGGGCCTGGCCGGGGGCATCGAGTCGTTCCGCACCTGGGAGGTGGCCGACTGGGGGCTCGGGTGCGACATCCGTGACGGCAAGGACGGCCACTGGTCGGGGACGCGGACGTCGCCGGCGACGCTCTCGCACTTCGGCGCGGCGGGGACGCTCATGTGGGCCGACCCGGAGGCGGGCGTCGGGCTCGTCTGCCTCGCCAACCGCGGCACCTACTCCGGCTGGATGATGCGCCCGGGCCGCTGGCCGGACCTCTCCGACCGGGTGATCGCCGAGGCCGGATGA